In Dermochelys coriacea isolate rDerCor1 chromosome 10, rDerCor1.pri.v4, whole genome shotgun sequence, one DNA window encodes the following:
- the CCNF gene encoding cyclin-F isoform X1 — translation MKVGVIHCRCSRCFSFPSKRRVRKRPRVLTLLSLPEDVLFHVLKGLPAEDILSIRAVHSHLKYLVDNHASVWACASFQEVWPSPNNLKMFERAAERGNFEAAVKLGIAYLYNEGLSISDEGRAEVNGLKASHFFSLTERLNVCAAPFIWLFIRPPWSVSGSCCKAVVYESLKAECQLQKAQKGSILHCLAKVLSLFEDEEKRKEALEMFEESSKQGCLNSSYRLWESNRRAAMSDPGRYLQSLRKLRDYAAKGCWEAQISLAKACGNGNQLGLEAKASNEMVSQLFQASLSVRKQSIFTVQKGMNETMRYILIDWLVEVATMKDFSSLCLHMTVGCVDRYLKLRPVSRARLQLLGIACMVICTRFISKEILTIREAVWLTDNTYKYEDLVRMMGEIISALEGKIRIPTVVDYKEVLLTIIPLERRTLHLYSFICELSLLNTGLCVYSPANLAAAALLLAKILHRQAHPWNSQLSECTGFSLEDLMPCVLSLHQKCFHDDVPKDYRQVVLTAVKQRFEDERYEEIGKEKVMSYSQLCSLLGVKQEDPEPSPLHTSAEEIQTFLSSPSGKRTKRRREDSIQEDRGSFVTTPTAELSTQEESLLDNFLDWSLDSCSGYEGDQESEGEREGDVTAPSGVLDVTVVYMDPAEHCCQDSSDEDSLAVEWPGQDVPARKPEQPDAEKQRLAGHSRKEPTLEATSGYSSVHSASPTSSVDGSFGAPIKTTSALSLGSAVNKGPYLPHYLKSHLQSVQPRSTEGKCERRQVKRKNVAEHSEEERMNLGFLSL, via the exons ATGAAAGTGGGCG taattcactgtagatgttccaggtgtttttctttcccttcaaaACGAAGGGTCAGAAAACGGCCTCGAGTCCTGACATTACTGAGTCTCCCTGAAGATGTACTGTTTCATGTTCTGAAAGGCCTTCCTGCTGAGGATATCCTCTCCATCCGAGCT GTGCACTCTCATCTTAAATATCTTGTAGATAATCATGCTAGTGTTTGGGCATGTGCAAGTTTTCAAGAAGTATGGCCTTCTCCAAATAATCTGAAGATGTTTGAAAG GGCTGCTGAAAGGGGTAACTTTGAAGCTGCTGTGAAGCTGGGCATAGCATACCTGTACAACGAAGGCT TATCCATTTCCGATGAGGGTCGTGCAGAAGTGAATGGGTTAAAGGCATCTCATTTCTTCAGCCTGACGGAGCGTCTGAATGTCTGTGCAGCCCCCTTTATCTGGCTCTTTATTCGTCCCCCCTGGTCTGTGAGCGGGAGCTGTTGTAAAGCTGTAGTCTATGAGAGCCTCAAAGCAGAGTGTCAGTTGCAGAAA GCCCAGAAAGGCTCTATTCTCCACTGCTTGGCTAAGGTTTTAAGTCTCTTTGAG gatgaagaaaaaaggaaagaagcccttgaaatGTTTGAAGAGTCTTCGAAGCAGGGTTGCTTAAACAGCTCCTACCGCCTCTGGGAAAGTAACAGAAGAGCTGCT ATGTCAGATCCCGGCAGATACCTTCAGAGCCTCAGGAAACTAAGGGATTATGCAGCAAAGGGTTGCTGGGAAGCCCAG ATATCTTTAGCCAAAGCTTGTGGGAATGGAAACCAGCTAGGATTAGAAGCAAAAGCCTCCAATGAGATGGTGTCTCAGCTCTTCCAGGCCTCCCTTTCTGTCAGAAAGCAAAGCATCTTCACTGTGCAGAAGGGAATGAATGAAACAATGAG GTACATCCTGATTGACTGGCTGGTAGAAGTGGCCACCATGAAGGATTTCTCCAGCCTTTGTCTTCATATGACAGTGGGGTGCGTGGATCGGTACTTGAAGCTGAGACCTGTATCCCGGGCCCGGCTCCAGCTTTTGGGAATCGCGTGCATGGTCATTTGTACACG CTTCATCAGCAAAGAGATCTTGACAATACGGGAAGCTGTGTGGCTAACAGACAACACATACAAATATGAAGATTTAGTCCGGATGATGGGGGAGATCATCTCTGCCCTGGAAGGCAAGATAAGG ATTCCTACTGTTGTGGATTACAAAGAAGTGCTACTGACCATAATCCCTCTGGAGAGAAGAACGCTTCACCTGTACAGCTTTATCTGTGAACTCTCACTATTGAACACAGGTCTCTGTGTATATTCCCCTGCCAATCTGGCTGCTGCAGCACTACTACTGGCTAAGATACTACACAGGCAAG CACATCCTTGGAACAGCCAGCTGTCTGAATGCACTGGATTCTCTCTTGAAGACCTGATGCCCTGTGTGCTGAGCCTACACCAAAAATG TTTCCATGATGATGTCCCAAAGGATTATAGGCAGGTGGTGTTGACTGCTGTGAAACAACGATTTGAAGATGAGCGTTATGAAGAAATTGGCAAGGAAAAG GTGATGAGTTACAGCCAGCTCTGTTCACTGTTAGGAGTGAAACAGGAGGACCCAGAGCCCAGTCCCTTACACACAAGTGCTGAGGAAATTCAGACTTTCCTTAGCTCTCCCTCTGGAAAGAGAACTAAAAG GAGAAGGGAAGACAGCATTCAGGAAGATAGGGGCAGCTTTGTGACTACACCGACAGCTGAACTATCCACGCAGGAGGAAAGCCTTCTGGACAACTTCCTGGACTGGAGCTTGGACTCCTGCTCGGGTTATGAAGGAGATCAGGAaagtgaaggggagagagagggagatg TGACTGCTCCCAGTGGAGTCCTGGATGTAACTGTGGTCTATATGGATCCAGCAGAGCATTGCTGTCAGGATTCCAGTGATGAAGACAGCCTAGCTGTGGAATGGCCTGGACAGGATGTACCAGCAAGGAAGCCTGAGCAGCCAGATGCTGAGAAACAGCGGCTTGCTGGTCACAGTCGAAAAGAACCCACACTAGAAGCCACCTCAGGCTATTCCTCTGTCCACAGTGCCAGTCCTACTTCCTCTGTAGATGGCAGCTTTGGAGCACCGATCAAAACTACCTCAGCACTGTCTCTGGGCAGTGCCGTGAACAAAGGGCCATACCTGCCTCACTACTTGAAATCACATTTACAATCTGTCCAGCCCAGGTCCACTGAGGGCAAGTGTGAGAGAAGGCAAGTCAAACGGAAAAACGTGGCTGAGCATAGTGAAGAAGAGAGGATGAACTTGGGCTTCTTGAGCCTCTGA
- the CCNF gene encoding cyclin-F isoform X2 codes for MFERAAERGNFEAAVKLGIAYLYNEGLSISDEGRAEVNGLKASHFFSLTERLNVCAAPFIWLFIRPPWSVSGSCCKAVVYESLKAECQLQKAQKGSILHCLAKVLSLFEDEEKRKEALEMFEESSKQGCLNSSYRLWESNRRAAMSDPGRYLQSLRKLRDYAAKGCWEAQISLAKACGNGNQLGLEAKASNEMVSQLFQASLSVRKQSIFTVQKGMNETMRYILIDWLVEVATMKDFSSLCLHMTVGCVDRYLKLRPVSRARLQLLGIACMVICTRFISKEILTIREAVWLTDNTYKYEDLVRMMGEIISALEGKIRIPTVVDYKEVLLTIIPLERRTLHLYSFICELSLLNTGLCVYSPANLAAAALLLAKILHRQAHPWNSQLSECTGFSLEDLMPCVLSLHQKCFHDDVPKDYRQVVLTAVKQRFEDERYEEIGKEKVMSYSQLCSLLGVKQEDPEPSPLHTSAEEIQTFLSSPSGKRTKRRREDSIQEDRGSFVTTPTAELSTQEESLLDNFLDWSLDSCSGYEGDQESEGEREGDVTAPSGVLDVTVVYMDPAEHCCQDSSDEDSLAVEWPGQDVPARKPEQPDAEKQRLAGHSRKEPTLEATSGYSSVHSASPTSSVDGSFGAPIKTTSALSLGSAVNKGPYLPHYLKSHLQSVQPRSTEGKCERRQVKRKNVAEHSEEERMNLGFLSL; via the exons ATGTTTGAAAG GGCTGCTGAAAGGGGTAACTTTGAAGCTGCTGTGAAGCTGGGCATAGCATACCTGTACAACGAAGGCT TATCCATTTCCGATGAGGGTCGTGCAGAAGTGAATGGGTTAAAGGCATCTCATTTCTTCAGCCTGACGGAGCGTCTGAATGTCTGTGCAGCCCCCTTTATCTGGCTCTTTATTCGTCCCCCCTGGTCTGTGAGCGGGAGCTGTTGTAAAGCTGTAGTCTATGAGAGCCTCAAAGCAGAGTGTCAGTTGCAGAAA GCCCAGAAAGGCTCTATTCTCCACTGCTTGGCTAAGGTTTTAAGTCTCTTTGAG gatgaagaaaaaaggaaagaagcccttgaaatGTTTGAAGAGTCTTCGAAGCAGGGTTGCTTAAACAGCTCCTACCGCCTCTGGGAAAGTAACAGAAGAGCTGCT ATGTCAGATCCCGGCAGATACCTTCAGAGCCTCAGGAAACTAAGGGATTATGCAGCAAAGGGTTGCTGGGAAGCCCAG ATATCTTTAGCCAAAGCTTGTGGGAATGGAAACCAGCTAGGATTAGAAGCAAAAGCCTCCAATGAGATGGTGTCTCAGCTCTTCCAGGCCTCCCTTTCTGTCAGAAAGCAAAGCATCTTCACTGTGCAGAAGGGAATGAATGAAACAATGAG GTACATCCTGATTGACTGGCTGGTAGAAGTGGCCACCATGAAGGATTTCTCCAGCCTTTGTCTTCATATGACAGTGGGGTGCGTGGATCGGTACTTGAAGCTGAGACCTGTATCCCGGGCCCGGCTCCAGCTTTTGGGAATCGCGTGCATGGTCATTTGTACACG CTTCATCAGCAAAGAGATCTTGACAATACGGGAAGCTGTGTGGCTAACAGACAACACATACAAATATGAAGATTTAGTCCGGATGATGGGGGAGATCATCTCTGCCCTGGAAGGCAAGATAAGG ATTCCTACTGTTGTGGATTACAAAGAAGTGCTACTGACCATAATCCCTCTGGAGAGAAGAACGCTTCACCTGTACAGCTTTATCTGTGAACTCTCACTATTGAACACAGGTCTCTGTGTATATTCCCCTGCCAATCTGGCTGCTGCAGCACTACTACTGGCTAAGATACTACACAGGCAAG CACATCCTTGGAACAGCCAGCTGTCTGAATGCACTGGATTCTCTCTTGAAGACCTGATGCCCTGTGTGCTGAGCCTACACCAAAAATG TTTCCATGATGATGTCCCAAAGGATTATAGGCAGGTGGTGTTGACTGCTGTGAAACAACGATTTGAAGATGAGCGTTATGAAGAAATTGGCAAGGAAAAG GTGATGAGTTACAGCCAGCTCTGTTCACTGTTAGGAGTGAAACAGGAGGACCCAGAGCCCAGTCCCTTACACACAAGTGCTGAGGAAATTCAGACTTTCCTTAGCTCTCCCTCTGGAAAGAGAACTAAAAG GAGAAGGGAAGACAGCATTCAGGAAGATAGGGGCAGCTTTGTGACTACACCGACAGCTGAACTATCCACGCAGGAGGAAAGCCTTCTGGACAACTTCCTGGACTGGAGCTTGGACTCCTGCTCGGGTTATGAAGGAGATCAGGAaagtgaaggggagagagagggagatg TGACTGCTCCCAGTGGAGTCCTGGATGTAACTGTGGTCTATATGGATCCAGCAGAGCATTGCTGTCAGGATTCCAGTGATGAAGACAGCCTAGCTGTGGAATGGCCTGGACAGGATGTACCAGCAAGGAAGCCTGAGCAGCCAGATGCTGAGAAACAGCGGCTTGCTGGTCACAGTCGAAAAGAACCCACACTAGAAGCCACCTCAGGCTATTCCTCTGTCCACAGTGCCAGTCCTACTTCCTCTGTAGATGGCAGCTTTGGAGCACCGATCAAAACTACCTCAGCACTGTCTCTGGGCAGTGCCGTGAACAAAGGGCCATACCTGCCTCACTACTTGAAATCACATTTACAATCTGTCCAGCCCAGGTCCACTGAGGGCAAGTGTGAGAGAAGGCAAGTCAAACGGAAAAACGTGGCTGAGCATAGTGAAGAAGAGAGGATGAACTTGGGCTTCTTGAGCCTCTGA